A genomic stretch from uncultured Pseudodesulfovibrio sp. includes:
- a CDS encoding CvpA family protein: MNFLDIILICIIALFLLRGFFRGLIQEVLSLIAVILALYLASNFDHLIAPHLELYIKNSITVSAVSYALIFIGTLVVFWLITKLIRSVLELSLLGWVDRTAGGVFGLIEGVLICLVGLMFLQTFAPDADILRESYLAPHAQHLIDTLSAHVDIPSPQEALDNAKNALGIANETAQ, from the coding sequence ATGAATTTCCTGGACATCATTCTCATCTGCATTATTGCTCTCTTTCTCCTGCGGGGATTCTTCCGGGGACTGATTCAGGAAGTCCTCTCACTTATCGCCGTCATTCTGGCCCTTTATCTGGCCTCCAACTTCGACCACCTGATCGCGCCACATCTGGAGCTTTACATAAAGAACTCCATTACGGTGAGTGCAGTGTCATACGCCCTGATTTTCATTGGCACGCTCGTCGTGTTCTGGCTGATCACAAAACTTATTCGGTCAGTCCTGGAACTCTCGCTTTTGGGTTGGGTCGACCGAACGGCAGGTGGTGTCTTCGGCCTGATAGAAGGCGTCCTCATCTGTCTCGTCGGACTGATGTTCCTGCAAACTTTTGCGCCAGATGCCGACATCCTGAGGGAATCATATCTTGCACCGCACGCACAACACCTGATCGACACTCTCAGCGCACACGTCGATATACCCTCGCCTCAAGAAGCATTGGACAATGCCAAGAACGCACTGGGTATAGCAAACGAGACCGCACAGTAG
- the mazG gene encoding nucleoside triphosphate pyrophosphohydrolase translates to MSEKNHEASAQAMKELLGVIDALIAPDGCPWDQEQTPHSMCDYLAEEAFELIEGIRNKDRAEAMEELGDVMFILLFIATLYEKEDAHTLADSINYSAAKMIRRHPHVFGDKNFKDLNELWDNWESTKREENKKTGRNRVFDSLPKGLPPLLKAYRINSKAARNKFTWNSDEAVETQLKEEWQEWQEALADKDQSASEQEFGDYLFTLVELGRRKGIKANSALDFANQKFLDRFGKMEELAEMRNMVLSELNLDEMNALWDEVKDWEGK, encoded by the coding sequence ATGAGCGAGAAGAATCATGAAGCCTCGGCACAGGCCATGAAAGAATTGCTTGGTGTCATTGATGCCCTGATCGCCCCTGACGGCTGTCCATGGGATCAGGAGCAGACCCCCCATTCCATGTGTGACTATCTGGCAGAAGAAGCGTTTGAACTCATCGAAGGTATTAGAAACAAGGACAGGGCCGAAGCCATGGAAGAACTTGGCGATGTCATGTTCATCCTCCTGTTCATAGCCACACTCTACGAGAAGGAAGACGCGCACACCCTGGCAGACTCAATCAACTACAGTGCTGCAAAAATGATACGCCGTCACCCACACGTCTTCGGTGACAAAAATTTCAAAGATCTCAACGAACTGTGGGACAACTGGGAAAGTACCAAGCGGGAGGAAAACAAAAAAACAGGCAGAAATCGAGTCTTTGACTCCCTGCCCAAAGGGCTCCCTCCCCTGCTCAAGGCCTACCGCATAAATTCCAAGGCCGCCCGCAACAAGTTTACCTGGAACTCAGACGAGGCCGTGGAAACTCAGCTCAAGGAAGAATGGCAGGAATGGCAGGAAGCTCTGGCTGATAAAGATCAGAGCGCGTCGGAACAGGAATTCGGCGACTACCTTTTCACATTGGTGGAATTGGGAAGACGCAAAGGAATCAAAGCCAACAGCGCACTGGACTTCGCCAATCAGAAATTTCTCGACCGTTTCGGCAAGATGGAAGAACTGGCCGAAATGCGCAACATGGTCCTTTCAGAATTGAATCTGGACGAAATGAACGCCCTGTGGGACGAAGTAAAGGACTGGGAAGGGAAATAG
- a CDS encoding PAS domain S-box protein, which yields MLFKRFRESLIAKMILFGGVTLLLCVILWSCFNIYHFRRHVVTNAVSDIELVSDTIMLALHYAMMLDSEEDIEENIKNISRQEDIRSIRVYNKAGRIVFSNIQEEIGTVIEVESPSCWTCHQYTPTPPTMPLKQRTRMIDGKGEQLMSIMTPIPNSEGCSPGPCHVHKADEQVLGLLDVTVTMEKKNATMAMFERANIIISVVVFIATFIALFFFTYRFIFRPIKRFIAATRGYKSYETFTALEIEQVDEIGTLGEAFNLMGQRVSDKHRELMEQREEFRNLFDNVPCLVSVVDLDYRVIRHNNEYERHFGLPMGKRCWQINKGRLEKCEECPVDRTFVDGLSHMSEEEGLSKDGRPIHWIVYTSPVRDKQGKVVAAMEMMIDITPRKELEHKLAASEHRYHAIFDSIPNAVFVLDRADLEILNCNEAAEAVYGWSREEMTGKSFMQFFREEEAMDWEPALRTLPEIELCTHVIKSGQPIFVFLRVSPARFEESDTLIVTCTDVTKKMEAEQQLIQASKMTTLGEMSTGVAHELNQPLTILKAISNLLSRKATNGSTFEPELMEEMAEGISTHVDRASKIIEHMREFGRKSDLKTMPVQINEVLERGFEFFSQQLSIHNIQVVWELEDNLPMIMADSNRLEQVVINLLLNSRDAIEDRWKNQGLDADKRIHIRSFSTEDTVHFKVCDTGSGIPTPIRERLFEPFFTTKNVGKGTGLGLSISYGIVSDYGGEISAKSWESAGACFEISFPKAECELCLSIDT from the coding sequence ATGCTGTTCAAGCGATTTCGCGAAAGTCTGATTGCCAAGATGATACTCTTTGGAGGTGTCACACTCCTTTTGTGTGTCATTCTCTGGTCGTGTTTCAATATTTATCATTTCAGACGACACGTTGTTACCAACGCCGTGTCCGATATCGAGTTGGTGTCTGATACCATCATGCTCGCACTCCACTATGCCATGATGCTTGATTCCGAAGAGGATATTGAAGAGAATATAAAGAATATCAGCCGTCAGGAGGATATTCGCAGTATCCGTGTATACAATAAGGCGGGCAGGATTGTTTTTTCCAATATCCAGGAAGAAATCGGGACTGTCATCGAGGTGGAGTCACCTTCATGCTGGACCTGCCATCAATACACGCCGACACCGCCCACCATGCCTCTGAAGCAGCGAACGCGGATGATAGACGGTAAGGGCGAACAACTCATGTCCATCATGACGCCCATCCCCAACTCCGAAGGGTGTTCCCCCGGGCCGTGCCATGTCCACAAGGCGGATGAACAGGTGCTCGGCCTTCTGGACGTGACTGTGACCATGGAGAAGAAAAACGCCACCATGGCCATGTTTGAGCGAGCCAATATAATTATTTCCGTGGTCGTCTTCATCGCCACGTTTATCGCCTTGTTTTTCTTTACCTATCGCTTCATTTTCAGACCTATCAAGCGGTTCATTGCTGCTACACGCGGGTATAAGTCCTACGAGACATTTACCGCTCTGGAGATAGAACAGGTGGATGAAATAGGTACGTTGGGGGAAGCGTTCAATCTGATGGGGCAGCGTGTGTCTGATAAACATCGGGAGCTCATGGAACAGCGCGAAGAATTTCGCAACCTTTTCGACAACGTCCCGTGCCTCGTCAGTGTGGTTGATCTCGATTATCGGGTGATTCGGCACAATAATGAATATGAACGGCATTTTGGGTTGCCCATGGGCAAGCGGTGCTGGCAGATCAACAAGGGGCGCTTGGAAAAATGCGAAGAGTGTCCAGTGGACCGCACCTTTGTTGACGGACTTTCACATATGAGTGAGGAAGAGGGGTTGTCTAAGGATGGCAGACCTATTCACTGGATTGTGTACACCTCGCCTGTGCGTGACAAGCAGGGTAAAGTCGTTGCCGCCATGGAGATGATGATCGACATTACTCCCCGCAAGGAATTGGAACATAAGCTGGCTGCATCAGAGCATCGCTATCACGCCATTTTCGATTCTATTCCCAATGCCGTTTTCGTACTGGATCGTGCCGACCTAGAGATTCTCAATTGCAATGAGGCTGCGGAAGCGGTGTACGGCTGGAGTCGTGAGGAGATGACCGGGAAGTCGTTCATGCAGTTCTTCCGTGAGGAAGAGGCCATGGACTGGGAACCCGCCCTACGGACATTGCCTGAGATTGAATTATGTACGCATGTGATCAAGTCCGGTCAGCCTATCTTCGTATTTTTGCGTGTTTCTCCTGCACGGTTCGAGGAGAGTGATACGTTGATTGTCACGTGTACCGATGTGACCAAGAAAATGGAGGCTGAACAACAGCTTATTCAGGCGAGCAAAATGACCACTTTGGGCGAAATGTCTACCGGGGTGGCTCACGAACTCAATCAGCCCCTGACCATTTTGAAGGCCATCAGTAATCTGTTGTCGCGCAAAGCGACCAATGGGTCGACTTTTGAGCCTGAACTGATGGAAGAGATGGCTGAAGGCATTTCAACCCATGTAGATCGAGCCAGCAAAATAATAGAGCATATGCGGGAATTTGGTCGCAAGTCGGACTTGAAAACCATGCCGGTCCAGATCAATGAAGTCTTGGAACGTGGGTTTGAATTCTTCAGTCAACAACTCAGCATCCATAATATTCAGGTTGTTTGGGAGTTGGAAGACAACTTGCCGATGATCATGGCTGATTCCAATCGATTGGAACAGGTTGTCATCAACCTGCTGCTTAATTCACGGGACGCCATTGAAGATCGATGGAAGAATCAGGGACTTGATGCAGATAAACGTATTCATATCCGGTCTTTCAGCACTGAAGACACTGTGCATTTCAAGGTTTGCGATACCGGCTCCGGTATCCCAACGCCTATCCGCGAGCGATTGTTCGAGCCGTTTTTTACCACCAAGAATGTGGGCAAGGGAACAGGGCTCGGGCTGTCCATCTCCTATGGTATAGTCAGTGACTACGGTGGGGAAATCTCAGCCAAATCATGGGAGTCTGCCGGTGCCTGTTTTGAAATTTCCTTTCCGAAAGCGGAGTGCGAGCTCTGCCTCTCTATTGATACATAA
- a CDS encoding Rrf2 family transcriptional regulator → MKLTTRSRYGTRLLLDIALHSRDGSPVPSKDTAEREGLSLKYLEKLIKMLKQEGYVVGKRGPNGGNVLVRKPEDISIGEVARILDGEEQVLGCEGDVSTCPRAAVCLKRSIWDDASMAMYKMLDSFSLADLMKDAYLCPQNPPPKE, encoded by the coding sequence ATGAAATTGACTACACGCAGCAGATACGGCACACGATTGCTTCTCGACATTGCCTTGCATTCCAGAGACGGCAGCCCTGTGCCGAGCAAGGACACAGCAGAACGCGAAGGGTTGTCCCTCAAATACCTGGAAAAGCTCATCAAGATGCTTAAACAGGAAGGGTATGTCGTGGGCAAGCGCGGACCTAACGGTGGCAATGTTCTCGTACGGAAACCGGAAGATATCTCCATCGGAGAAGTCGCCCGTATTCTGGATGGCGAAGAACAGGTCCTCGGATGTGAAGGGGACGTGTCCACATGTCCCCGTGCAGCTGTGTGCCTTAAACGGTCTATCTGGGATGATGCCAGCATGGCTATGTATAAAATGCTCGATTCATTTTCTCTGGCCGATCTTATGAAGGATGCCTATCTGTGTCCGCAAAATCCTCCACCGAAAGAGTAG
- a CDS encoding response regulator: protein MLPGWLDVIGHTGGMMDFRKLMLVDDEEGVRRFLGLSFMEFGYEVKTAANGQKALELFKEFRPDIVFTDIKMPVMDGIELLKSIKAQSPDTEVIMITGHGDLDLAIESLKFDASDFITKPINNDVLEVSLERARARFNMKRQLREHTENLEKMVEEKTRRIVELERQNAASQVVEGLSAALSNAAQEVETGSGLFNELPCLVSIHNRYLEIVAHNTLFEERLGNQVGNNSFDIYSDRDSPGNACPVQKTFETGKGQRSKENFLGKDGEEIPVTVYTAPLPNNDGEIELVLDISVDMTELKRLKDELLTTQYKYQRVFNDAPCYITVQNPDLSIAEANHLFKRDFGQSVGRHCFDSYKHRSEPCADCLVRKTFADGKSRQRETVVTTLSGEQKNMLVQSAPIFDAAGEIVQAMEMSTDITEIRRLQDHLTSLGIMLGSMSHGVKGMLTSLDGGIYRLESGLKRNDEARVKDATRVLKSMIGRVKKMVLDILYYAKSRELETEVLDASHFLRETADIAEAKAEAAGVEFVCIVPDDLGELRLDSAAMSAALVNFLENGVDACEGRNVDGGGRLEFSAERDGDNLIITVADNGMGMDQETREKIFTLFFSSKGKRGTGIGLFISNQTIEQHGGSIKVVSSPDKGSKFIVTLPLKTDR from the coding sequence ATGCTGCCGGGGTGGCTGGATGTGATTGGGCATACCGGGGGTATGATGGACTTCAGGAAATTGATGCTCGTGGATGATGAGGAGGGAGTAAGACGCTTCCTCGGTCTTTCATTCATGGAATTTGGATATGAGGTCAAGACGGCTGCCAATGGCCAAAAAGCTCTTGAGCTTTTCAAGGAATTCCGGCCTGATATCGTCTTTACGGATATCAAGATGCCCGTCATGGACGGTATAGAGCTACTCAAAAGTATCAAGGCGCAGTCCCCGGATACCGAAGTGATCATGATTACAGGTCACGGCGATTTGGATCTGGCTATCGAATCGCTCAAGTTCGATGCTTCTGATTTTATTACGAAACCCATCAATAACGATGTTCTTGAAGTCTCTCTTGAGCGTGCACGTGCCCGTTTCAACATGAAACGGCAGTTGCGTGAACATACTGAGAATCTTGAGAAAATGGTCGAGGAAAAGACTCGACGTATTGTTGAGTTGGAGCGGCAGAATGCAGCCTCTCAGGTGGTGGAGGGGTTGTCCGCAGCCTTGTCGAATGCTGCTCAGGAGGTTGAAACCGGTTCCGGTCTCTTCAACGAACTTCCCTGCCTTGTTTCCATCCACAACCGTTATCTTGAGATCGTTGCCCACAACACGCTGTTCGAAGAGCGTTTGGGTAATCAGGTCGGTAATAACAGCTTTGATATTTATTCTGATCGAGATTCTCCGGGGAACGCCTGTCCCGTGCAAAAGACGTTCGAGACCGGCAAGGGACAACGAAGTAAGGAAAATTTTCTTGGCAAGGACGGGGAGGAAATCCCTGTCACTGTCTACACTGCTCCCTTGCCCAACAATGACGGTGAAATTGAACTGGTGTTGGATATATCGGTGGATATGACCGAGTTGAAACGTCTCAAGGACGAATTGCTCACCACTCAATACAAATATCAGCGGGTGTTCAATGATGCCCCCTGTTATATCACCGTGCAAAATCCCGATCTCTCCATTGCAGAAGCCAATCACCTTTTCAAACGGGATTTCGGACAGTCCGTGGGCAGGCATTGTTTCGACAGTTACAAGCATCGAAGCGAGCCGTGTGCGGATTGTTTGGTTCGTAAAACTTTTGCTGACGGTAAGTCCAGGCAGCGGGAAACCGTGGTCACTACATTGTCCGGTGAGCAGAAGAACATGCTTGTGCAGTCCGCGCCGATATTTGATGCGGCAGGAGAGATTGTGCAGGCCATGGAAATGTCCACGGACATTACTGAGATTCGCAGATTGCAGGATCATCTCACTTCGCTCGGTATTATGCTCGGCTCCATGTCGCATGGAGTGAAAGGCATGCTGACCTCGCTTGATGGTGGAATTTATCGCCTGGAGTCAGGTCTGAAAAGAAATGACGAAGCACGTGTCAAAGATGCGACCCGTGTTCTCAAGTCCATGATCGGCAGGGTCAAGAAAATGGTTCTCGACATCCTGTATTATGCCAAGTCCCGTGAGTTGGAGACCGAGGTGCTCGACGCTTCTCACTTTCTCAGGGAAACGGCTGATATTGCCGAAGCCAAGGCCGAAGCTGCCGGAGTTGAGTTTGTCTGTATTGTGCCGGATGATTTGGGTGAGCTCAGGCTCGATAGTGCGGCCATGTCGGCAGCGCTTGTCAATTTTCTTGAAAACGGAGTGGATGCCTGTGAAGGCCGAAACGTTGACGGAGGTGGACGACTTGAGTTCTCTGCCGAGCGCGATGGCGACAATCTGATCATTACTGTTGCAGACAACGGTATGGGTATGGATCAGGAGACGCGGGAAAAGATATTTACCTTGTTCTTCTCATCCAAGGGCAAGCGCGGTACTGGCATCGGGCTGTTCATTTCGAACCAGACCATTGAACAGCACGGCGGTTCCATCAAAGTGGTTTCTTCTCCGGACAAAGGATCGAAATTCATTGTCACGCTCCCGTTGAAGACAGACCGGTAA
- a CDS encoding DVU0259 family response regulator domain-containing protein, whose product MPKKIMVVDDDPDIVDYLINVFEDHGYDTCRASDGISAYDVAKAEKPDLITLDIEMPHEWGPRFYRRLTNEEEFSDIPVIVISGLSGIHLAIRRAVATIKKPFDPADVIQIVHEALGD is encoded by the coding sequence ATGCCAAAGAAAATCATGGTGGTGGATGACGATCCGGATATCGTCGACTACCTCATCAATGTATTCGAAGATCACGGATACGACACCTGCCGCGCGTCTGACGGAATATCAGCGTACGATGTAGCAAAGGCAGAAAAGCCCGACCTTATTACGTTGGATATCGAGATGCCTCACGAGTGGGGGCCGCGATTCTATCGTCGGCTGACAAATGAAGAGGAATTTTCGGATATTCCGGTGATAGTTATCAGCGGTTTGTCCGGGATACATCTGGCCATTCGGCGGGCAGTGGCGACCATCAAGAAGCCGTTCGACCCAGCCGACGTGATTCAGATAGTGCATGAGGCGTTGGGCGATTAA
- a CDS encoding DVU0259 family response regulator domain-containing protein, which produces MSKKILIVDDDKEIRSYLSELLSDNGYETVTAVDGSEAVEIAKQEKPDLITLDLEMPNEWGPRFYRKISQDEELKRTPVVVISGLNSIKYAIPKAIASLTKPFEPAQLLKIVKDAIG; this is translated from the coding sequence ATGTCCAAGAAGATTCTCATCGTTGATGACGACAAGGAAATCCGTTCTTATCTGTCCGAACTTCTCAGCGACAACGGTTATGAAACCGTGACTGCCGTAGACGGCTCCGAGGCTGTTGAGATTGCAAAGCAGGAAAAGCCCGATCTCATCACTCTGGATCTGGAAATGCCCAATGAGTGGGGTCCCAGATTCTACCGCAAGATCAGCCAGGACGAGGAACTCAAGCGTACCCCCGTTGTGGTGATCAGCGGGCTCAACTCGATCAAATACGCTATTCCCAAGGCAATCGCAAGCCTTACGAAACCTTTTGAACCTGCTCAACTGCTGAAAATCGTCAAGGACGCAATCGGCTAA
- a CDS encoding universal stress protein: protein MFKKILLATSGAPSTFGAARVAFDMAKRYGAEVIVFNVMGVPTKAFSQEVNDVRTGEKIEVDDDYRSWVEEELKNTFAKQIESVEFSKMILTTGVPHREILRAARDEDVDLIVMGASSGESSSYRMGYPGSTLQRVAKAARCPVMTVHRETASYWGGFGNIVFATDFSKQAEHAFKFSLASAKELDCDLTLLHALDISGKVLDQNQIEDELIAARKRIRDMYVPHMSDFKNFDIEVWEGVPYVEIVKMARERSADLIVMAHHSHELDPEKARIGSTMEQVILRAGCPVVSVSKPDKV from the coding sequence ATGTTCAAAAAGATTCTACTGGCTACCAGCGGTGCTCCGTCCACCTTCGGCGCCGCTCGTGTCGCTTTCGACATGGCCAAACGCTACGGCGCGGAAGTCATTGTCTTTAACGTCATGGGTGTGCCCACCAAGGCCTTCTCACAGGAAGTCAATGACGTCCGTACAGGTGAGAAGATCGAGGTCGACGACGACTATCGTTCCTGGGTTGAGGAGGAGTTGAAAAACACCTTCGCAAAACAGATCGAAAGCGTGGAGTTCTCCAAGATGATTCTGACCACCGGCGTGCCGCATCGTGAAATCCTTCGCGCTGCACGCGATGAAGATGTGGATTTGATCGTCATGGGAGCCAGCTCCGGTGAGTCCTCCTCATATCGTATGGGATACCCCGGTTCCACTTTGCAGCGTGTGGCCAAGGCTGCCCGCTGCCCTGTGATGACCGTCCACCGTGAGACAGCATCCTATTGGGGTGGATTCGGCAACATCGTCTTTGCCACTGATTTCTCTAAGCAGGCTGAGCACGCCTTCAAGTTTTCCCTGGCTTCTGCCAAGGAACTTGATTGCGACCTGACGCTTCTCCATGCGCTGGATATCAGCGGCAAGGTGCTGGACCAGAATCAGATCGAAGACGAACTCATTGCTGCACGCAAGCGTATCCGCGATATGTATGTACCGCACATGAGCGACTTCAAAAACTTCGATATCGAGGTGTGGGAAGGCGTTCCTTACGTGGAAATCGTCAAGATGGCTCGCGAACGGTCTGCCGACCTTATTGTCATGGCACACCATAGTCACGAACTGGACCCCGAAAAGGCCCGGATCGGTTCGACCATGGAGCAGGTTATCCTGCGCGCCGGTTGTCCGGTTGTCAGCGTCAGCAAGCCTGACAAAGTATAA
- a CDS encoding sulfate respiration complex iron-sulfur protein HmcF has translation MPEGKLCNKTPINTDEQLKLTLGDKGGKQYYEEMNHLEVDSDKLWATIQKTIKSRMKTWLEICAHCGLCAESCFLYQVNGRVPEQVPSYKIQSTLGQIVKKKGKVDNEFMQMCMETAWSKCTCCNRCGMYCPHGIDMGVMFSYLRGLLFSQGFVPWELKIGSGMHRVYRAQMDVTTEDWVETCEWMAEETEEEWPGLEIPVDKVGADIMYTCNAREPKHYPEDIAEAAILFHVAGENWTVPSEGWEQTSLSMFAGDWECCKDNVQNVYNAIERLKPKRATGTECGHAHRATVIEGPYWVGREDGQPPVPYVHYVEWLAEALRTGKLKIDPSKRIKEPVTLQDSCNYVRNQGLKDVTREIISYIVEPGYFVEMSPTREHNYCCGGGGGFNGIGKYREQRNMALRKKMDQILDTGCKLVIAPCHNCWDAIRDLEEEYEIGIRWSFLKPLVIKMLDVPEHLLPKDE, from the coding sequence ATGCCTGAAGGAAAACTTTGCAACAAGACGCCCATCAACACCGATGAACAGCTCAAGCTGACTCTCGGTGACAAGGGTGGCAAGCAATATTACGAAGAAATGAACCACCTGGAAGTGGATTCGGATAAGCTGTGGGCAACCATACAGAAGACCATTAAGTCCAGGATGAAAACCTGGTTGGAAATCTGTGCTCACTGCGGCCTGTGTGCCGAGTCCTGCTTCCTTTACCAGGTTAACGGACGCGTGCCCGAACAGGTTCCGTCCTATAAGATCCAGTCCACCCTTGGCCAGATCGTCAAGAAAAAGGGCAAGGTCGACAACGAGTTCATGCAGATGTGCATGGAGACTGCATGGTCCAAATGCACCTGTTGCAACCGTTGTGGCATGTACTGCCCGCATGGCATTGATATGGGTGTCATGTTCAGCTACCTGCGCGGCCTGCTGTTTTCTCAGGGCTTCGTGCCGTGGGAGCTTAAGATCGGTTCCGGTATGCACCGCGTGTATCGTGCTCAGATGGACGTTACGACGGAAGACTGGGTCGAGACATGCGAATGGATGGCCGAGGAGACCGAAGAGGAATGGCCGGGTCTTGAGATCCCTGTCGACAAGGTCGGTGCGGATATCATGTATACCTGTAACGCCCGTGAACCCAAGCACTACCCGGAAGACATCGCCGAAGCGGCTATTCTCTTCCATGTGGCCGGTGAGAACTGGACCGTTCCTTCGGAAGGGTGGGAGCAGACCTCCCTGTCCATGTTCGCCGGTGACTGGGAATGCTGCAAGGACAACGTTCAAAATGTATACAATGCCATCGAACGCCTGAAGCCCAAGCGTGCTACCGGCACCGAATGCGGTCACGCACACCGTGCCACCGTCATCGAAGGCCCGTACTGGGTCGGTCGTGAAGACGGTCAGCCGCCTGTTCCTTACGTTCACTACGTGGAATGGCTGGCAGAGGCGCTGCGTACCGGCAAGCTCAAGATTGATCCCTCAAAGCGGATCAAGGAGCCGGTCACATTGCAGGATTCCTGCAACTACGTGCGCAACCAGGGACTGAAGGATGTCACTCGCGAAATCATCAGCTACATCGTGGAACCCGGATATTTCGTAGAAATGTCCCCCACCAGAGAGCATAACTACTGCTGCGGCGGTGGTGGTGGTTTCAACGGCATCGGCAAATACCGTGAACAGCGCAACATGGCCCTTCGCAAGAAGATGGATCAGATCCTCGATACGGGCTGCAAGCTCGTCATCGCTCCGTGCCATAACTGCTGGGACGCCATCCGCGACCTGGAGGAAGAGTATGAAATCGGCATCCGCTGGTCCTTCCTCAAGCCGCTGGTGATCAAAATGCTGGATGTTCCCGAGCATCTGCTGCCCAAGGACGAGTAA
- a CDS encoding sulfate respiration complex protein HmcE: protein MYDFLTGPMLWVTFLVSFGGLIVRAVMYVRGLNWQLDRVAYRPNMSYGLRGGFRSILAFIIPFKARLWRVRPGFTIIFFAFHIGLLVTPIFLEAHNVMLQDAFGFSLPALPTFVADTLAWICLVGGLFMVLRRIAFPEVRIITTFYDYLLLVITVMPFITGLIARYEMGDYNFWLMAHIISAEIWLLCLPFTKLSHAILFFMSRMQLGMDYGIKRGGMKGSDMAW from the coding sequence ATGTACGATTTCCTGACAGGGCCCATGCTCTGGGTGACGTTTCTCGTCAGCTTTGGCGGCCTGATAGTTCGCGCCGTCATGTATGTCAGGGGCCTGAATTGGCAGCTTGACAGGGTGGCTTACCGCCCCAACATGAGTTACGGACTGCGTGGTGGATTCCGTTCCATCCTGGCCTTCATCATCCCGTTCAAGGCCCGGTTATGGAGGGTTCGCCCCGGTTTTACCATCATCTTCTTTGCCTTCCATATTGGGCTGCTTGTCACCCCGATCTTCCTGGAAGCACATAACGTGATGCTGCAAGATGCATTCGGATTCAGCCTGCCTGCACTGCCCACTTTTGTGGCGGACACGCTTGCCTGGATATGCCTGGTCGGCGGACTGTTCATGGTCCTGCGCCGGATAGCATTCCCCGAAGTGCGTATCATCACAACCTTCTACGATTACCTGCTGTTGGTCATCACGGTGATGCCTTTCATCACCGGCCTGATCGCACGCTACGAAATGGGCGATTACAACTTCTGGCTGATGGCTCATATCATCAGTGCGGAAATCTGGCTGCTTTGTCTGCCTTTCACCAAGCTCAGTCACGCCATCCTGTTCTTCATGTCCCGCATGCAGTTGGGTATGGATTACGGCATCAAGCGTGGTGGCATGAAAGGCTCGGACATGGCCTGGTAA
- a CDS encoding sulfate respiration complex protein HmcD has translation MEFFNLQDYYTFTKGTVYLIMGAILVGVTLYWQFLMGGNKKDD, from the coding sequence ATGGAATTCTTTAATTTACAGGATTACTACACCTTCACCAAAGGCACTGTGTATCTGATCATGGGCGCAATTCTGGTAGGGGTCACCCTCTACTGGCAGTTCCTCATGGGCGGAAACAAAAAGGACGACTAG